Proteins encoded by one window of Nocardioides euryhalodurans:
- a CDS encoding ABC transporter permease — MTELPAPTRVRRRSYRRYAAGKALGALGSLGFMLVVNFFLFRVLPGDPARTLGRGRFTTQEQLEEFNATYGLDQSLPQQFVTYVQNTLTGDLGISLRYRVPVSDLIIDRMWPTLLLVGTSTLLAAVIGIWMGVNSGWRRGSRFDRGATGSSLTLYSMPEWWLGLLLIYLLAVGPGPLPGLFPTGGLHSPDVDPSSPAGVLDVAWHLTLPVLTLTLAYLADYALIMRSSLLDEIGEDYVTTARAKGLRDVQVRNRHAVRNALLPTTTVVALSIGFVVTGAITVETVFSIPGLGLLATEALTVPDYWVLQGTLLVSTAAVIFANLAANLVYGLLDPRVRT; from the coding sequence GGAGCCTCGGCTTCATGCTGGTCGTCAACTTCTTCCTGTTCCGGGTGCTGCCGGGAGACCCGGCCCGGACCCTGGGGCGCGGTCGGTTCACGACCCAGGAGCAGCTGGAGGAGTTCAACGCGACGTACGGCCTCGACCAGTCGCTCCCGCAGCAGTTCGTGACGTACGTCCAGAACACGCTCACCGGTGACCTGGGGATCTCGCTGCGCTACCGGGTGCCGGTCTCCGACCTGATCATCGACCGGATGTGGCCGACGCTGCTGCTGGTCGGCACCTCGACGCTGCTGGCCGCGGTGATCGGGATCTGGATGGGCGTCAACAGCGGGTGGCGGCGGGGCAGCCGGTTCGACCGCGGGGCGACCGGCAGCTCGCTGACCCTCTACTCGATGCCGGAGTGGTGGCTCGGCCTGCTGCTCATCTACCTGCTGGCGGTCGGTCCGGGCCCGCTCCCCGGGCTCTTCCCCACCGGTGGGCTCCACTCCCCGGACGTCGACCCGTCGTCGCCGGCAGGCGTGCTGGACGTGGCGTGGCACCTGACGCTCCCGGTGCTGACCCTCACGCTGGCCTACCTGGCCGACTACGCACTGATCATGCGCAGCTCGTTGCTCGACGAGATCGGTGAGGACTACGTGACGACGGCCCGGGCCAAGGGCCTGCGCGACGTCCAGGTCCGCAACCGGCACGCGGTGCGCAACGCGCTGCTGCCCACGACGACCGTGGTCGCGCTCAGCATCGGCTTCGTCGTGACGGGCGCGATCACGGTCGAGACCGTGTTCTCCATCCCGGGGCTGGGGCTGCTCGCGACCGAGGCCCTGACCGTTCCCGACTACTGGGTGCTGCAGGGAACGCTCCTGGTGTCGACCGCCGCCGTGATCTTCGCCAACCTCGCGGCGAACCTGGTCTACGGCCTGCTGGACCCGAGGGTGCGGACATGA
- a CDS encoding ABC transporter permease produces the protein MSAVDDGVPVRLTARQVTRQRRRAARRRTWADFRTHRSGMAGLAILGFFVFLAVAAPLIADPEGLKLSGATGGVLEPPSSEFWLGTDDKGRSVLTLLIWGARVSLLVGLLATVISMVIGTLVGLLSGYFGGRIGAVLFRLTEWFLVIPFLPLAIVMATVLGASLLTIVIVIGVTSWPGTALLIRSQTLSIRERAYLERARVLGAGRWHQIRRHILPNVMPMVFANTTLTVSIAILTETTLSFLGLGDPTRTSWGSMLDDAYSVGAITTGSWWYIIPPGVCVVLVVLSFTLVGQALEDVLDPRLKERR, from the coding sequence ATGAGCGCGGTCGACGACGGCGTCCCGGTGCGGCTGACGGCGCGGCAGGTCACGCGGCAGCGTCGGCGCGCGGCGCGGCGCCGTACGTGGGCGGACTTCCGGACGCACCGGTCGGGGATGGCCGGGCTGGCCATCCTCGGGTTCTTCGTCTTCCTGGCCGTGGCCGCCCCGCTGATCGCCGACCCGGAGGGACTGAAGCTGAGCGGCGCCACCGGTGGTGTGCTGGAGCCTCCGTCCAGCGAGTTCTGGCTGGGGACCGACGACAAGGGCCGGTCCGTCCTGACCCTGCTGATCTGGGGGGCGCGGGTGTCACTGCTGGTCGGACTGCTCGCCACCGTGATCTCGATGGTGATCGGCACCCTCGTGGGGCTGCTCTCCGGCTACTTCGGGGGCCGCATCGGCGCCGTGCTCTTCCGGCTGACGGAGTGGTTCCTCGTGATCCCGTTCCTCCCGCTCGCCATCGTCATGGCGACCGTGCTCGGGGCGTCGTTGCTGACCATCGTGATCGTGATCGGGGTGACCTCGTGGCCGGGGACGGCCCTGCTGATCCGGAGCCAGACGCTGTCGATCCGGGAGCGGGCCTACCTCGAGCGGGCCAGGGTCCTGGGTGCCGGCCGCTGGCACCAGATCCGCCGCCACATCCTGCCCAACGTGATGCCGATGGTCTTCGCCAACACCACGCTCACCGTCTCGATCGCGATCCTCACCGAGACGACCCTGAGCTTCCTCGGGCTCGGGGACCCGACCCGGACCTCCTGGGGGTCGATGCTCGACGACGCGTACTCCGTCGGCGCGATCACCACCGGTTCCTGGTGGTACATCATCCCGCCGGGGGTCTGCGTCGTGCTGGTCGTGCTGAGCTTCACGCTGGTCGGCCAGGCGCTCGAGGACGTCCTGGACCCACGGCTGAAGGAGCGTCGATGA
- a CDS encoding ABC transporter ATP-binding protein, translating to MSRQLLSIEGLSVTYRTAEGDVPAVRGVDLALDHGEILGVAGESGCGKSTLASTILRLQPPSAKVEGRVLVRGEDALTMRWGDLRALRWAGASIVFQGALHSLNPVQRIGAQIAEPIELHEPSLSEADTGRRIGDLLEQVGLPAERARAYPHQLSGGQRQRVMIAMALACKPDLVIADEPTTALDVMVQSQVLNLLSGLVNDLGVGLMIISHDLSVLADLCDRIAVMYAGRVVELGSADDVFGAPLHPYARALSAAFPRIGDPAARYAPAGLGGDPPDLRLLPPGCSFEPRCPRAAETCRGAEPRLEGHGSGRLAACFRVEES from the coding sequence ATGAGCCGGCAGCTGCTGAGCATCGAGGGGCTGTCGGTGACCTACCGCACCGCCGAGGGCGACGTGCCTGCCGTCCGGGGAGTCGACCTCGCGCTCGACCACGGCGAGATCCTCGGGGTGGCGGGGGAGTCGGGGTGCGGGAAGTCGACGCTGGCCTCCACGATCCTGCGGCTGCAGCCGCCGTCGGCGAAGGTGGAGGGCCGCGTGCTGGTCCGTGGCGAGGACGCACTGACCATGCGGTGGGGCGACCTCCGCGCCCTGCGGTGGGCCGGCGCGTCGATCGTCTTCCAGGGGGCGCTCCACTCGCTCAACCCGGTGCAGCGGATCGGCGCCCAGATCGCCGAGCCGATCGAGCTCCACGAGCCGTCGCTCTCCGAGGCCGACACCGGGCGCCGGATCGGCGACCTCCTCGAGCAGGTCGGGTTGCCGGCGGAGCGTGCGAGGGCCTATCCCCACCAGCTCAGCGGCGGCCAGCGGCAGCGCGTGATGATCGCGATGGCCCTCGCCTGCAAGCCCGACCTGGTGATCGCCGACGAGCCCACCACGGCGCTCGACGTGATGGTGCAGAGCCAGGTGCTGAACCTCCTGTCGGGGCTCGTCAACGACCTGGGGGTCGGCCTGATGATCATCAGCCACGACCTGTCGGTCCTCGCGGACCTGTGCGACAGGATCGCGGTCATGTACGCCGGGCGCGTGGTCGAGCTCGGGAGCGCCGACGACGTCTTCGGGGCACCGCTGCACCCCTACGCGCGCGCCCTGTCCGCGGCGTTCCCGCGGATCGGTGACCCGGCCGCCCGCTACGCGCCGGCGGGGCTGGGCGGGGACCCGCCGGACCTGCGGCTGCTGCCACCGGGCTGCTCGTTCGAGCCCCGCTGCCCGCGTGCCGCCGAGACCTGCCGCGGCGCCGAGCCGCGGCTCGAGGGACACGGATCGGGTCGGCTCGCCGCCTGCTTCCGGGTGGAGGAGTCATGA
- a CDS encoding ABC transporter ATP-binding protein: MSEPLLTGHGLCVEFTGRGGAVAHALDGADVQLAPGEVVALVGESGSGKTTLARTLVGLERPAAGEVRFDGAPLDYSIRGLRAVRRRAQLVLQDPAGALNPRHTVYESVAEGLRIHDLVGQDPEGRSEAELVAAALASAGLRPPESLFLRYPYELSGGQRQRVLIAGALAMGPDLLVADEPVSSLDASIRGEILALLLKLREELGLGVLVVTHDLGLAWNIADRIAVMYLGRIVETGPTEEVLAQPQHPYTKALLSVVPEMDRVEPVVLKGEIPDPTRIPGGCRFHPRCPAVADGSAEAAGVADACRGRTLPVLPADPTGHHVACHLTAVTAPVAGADRVGDVGLSGS; the protein is encoded by the coding sequence ATGAGCGAGCCGCTGCTGACGGGTCACGGGCTGTGCGTCGAGTTCACGGGCCGCGGCGGCGCGGTCGCGCACGCCCTCGACGGCGCCGACGTCCAGCTCGCGCCGGGTGAGGTGGTGGCCCTGGTCGGCGAGTCCGGGTCCGGCAAGACGACCCTCGCCCGCACCCTGGTCGGGCTGGAGAGACCTGCCGCGGGAGAGGTCCGCTTCGACGGCGCGCCGCTCGACTACTCCATCCGCGGGCTGCGGGCCGTACGCCGTCGGGCCCAGCTGGTGCTGCAGGACCCGGCCGGCGCCCTCAACCCGCGCCACACCGTCTACGAGTCGGTGGCCGAGGGGCTGCGGATCCACGACCTGGTCGGCCAGGACCCCGAGGGCCGCTCGGAGGCCGAGCTGGTCGCCGCTGCCCTGGCGTCGGCCGGCCTGCGCCCGCCGGAGTCGCTGTTCCTGCGCTACCCCTACGAGCTCTCCGGCGGCCAGCGGCAGCGCGTCCTGATCGCGGGGGCGCTGGCCATGGGGCCGGACCTGCTCGTCGCCGACGAGCCGGTCTCGTCGCTCGACGCGTCGATCCGCGGTGAGATCCTGGCGCTCCTGCTCAAGCTGCGCGAGGAGCTCGGGCTGGGGGTGCTCGTGGTCACCCACGACCTGGGCCTGGCGTGGAACATCGCCGACCGGATCGCGGTGATGTACCTCGGCCGCATCGTCGAGACGGGCCCGACCGAGGAGGTGCTGGCGCAGCCGCAGCACCCCTACACGAAGGCGCTGCTCTCGGTGGTGCCGGAGATGGACCGGGTCGAGCCGGTCGTGCTGAAGGGGGAGATCCCCGATCCCACGCGGATCCCCGGTGGCTGCCGGTTCCACCCGCGGTGTCCCGCCGTGGCCGACGGGAGCGCGGAGGCCGCCGGGGTGGCCGACGCCTGCCGCGGCCGGACGCTGCCGGTGCTCCCGGCCGACCCGACCGGGCACCACGTGGCGTGCCACCTCACGGCTGTCACAGCACCGGTGGCGGGCGCCGACCGAGTCGGGGACGTCGGTCTCAGCGGATCCTGA
- a CDS encoding CocE/NonD family hydrolase — protein sequence MTTGTQREVVIPGDGVDLAATLYLPDPAAGPQPCLLEALPYRKDDLTSSYAESYEGLRDRHAYAVCRLDLRGTGSSPGDATDEYPAAEQRDLRAVIAWLADQEWCDGKVGMFGTSYSGFNSLQLACERPPALGAICAIYATDDRWTDDVHWRGGALRLIDLVDYCHYMTPMNLLPPVPAVWGEGWEQEWQRRLADPQPWLLTWLEQRTHGPYWAHGSVRLGPEGDGYDRIACPVMLVAGWADGYRNNTFRTVAALAEAGVPHRLLAGPWAHADATNAMPGPRIDLETELAGWFDTHLRGQGAHEDRCDVFVRGSTRPEPDLDLHEGFWLSLPSVPPTTRSTLPLSGPRSLAVDPSVGTTAWIDCAGHLPWGLSLDQRTDDARSLTWDDAPPDRPLVGHPVARLRISADAPAASLSVKLCDVFPDGTSALVSRGTLDLAFRDGVHGGDVPLVPGEEYDVEVVLDACAYEWSHGQRLRLSVAGADWPNTVSPPAPLTITVHHGELVLPLLDGTWPEPTFTPGAGTTSESEEGIVWSVTDDVLHRTTVAHTLSESEYDGPYAGRVREHYEGEVRVDRRTFEQRALATTVFGLTWPEAAIEVSADLDVRVGPTGYDVAIETRATRDGEEVHRWSTTVELPRYTFDGNR from the coding sequence ATGACGACCGGAACGCAGCGCGAGGTCGTGATCCCCGGCGACGGGGTCGACCTCGCCGCCACCCTCTATCTCCCCGACCCCGCGGCCGGCCCGCAGCCGTGCCTGCTCGAGGCGCTCCCCTACCGCAAGGACGACCTGACCTCGTCGTACGCCGAGAGCTACGAGGGCCTGCGCGACCGCCACGCGTACGCCGTGTGCCGGCTCGACCTGCGCGGCACCGGGTCCTCCCCCGGCGACGCCACCGACGAGTACCCCGCCGCCGAGCAGCGCGACCTGCGGGCGGTGATCGCGTGGCTGGCCGACCAGGAGTGGTGCGACGGAAAGGTCGGGATGTTCGGCACCTCCTACAGCGGCTTCAACTCGCTGCAGCTCGCGTGCGAGCGCCCGCCGGCCCTCGGCGCCATCTGCGCGATCTATGCGACCGACGACCGGTGGACCGACGACGTCCACTGGCGCGGCGGGGCGCTGCGGCTGATCGACCTGGTCGACTACTGCCACTACATGACGCCCATGAACCTGCTGCCGCCGGTGCCCGCGGTCTGGGGCGAGGGCTGGGAGCAGGAGTGGCAGCGGCGGCTGGCCGACCCGCAGCCGTGGCTGCTGACCTGGCTGGAGCAGCGCACCCACGGACCGTACTGGGCCCACGGCTCGGTCCGGCTGGGGCCCGAGGGCGACGGCTACGACCGGATCGCCTGTCCCGTGATGCTCGTGGCGGGGTGGGCCGACGGCTACCGCAACAACACCTTCCGCACCGTGGCCGCGCTCGCCGAGGCCGGCGTGCCGCACCGGCTGCTGGCCGGGCCGTGGGCGCACGCCGACGCGACGAACGCCATGCCCGGACCCCGGATCGACCTCGAGACCGAGCTCGCCGGCTGGTTCGACACCCACCTGCGGGGCCAGGGCGCCCACGAGGACCGGTGCGACGTCTTCGTACGCGGCAGCACCCGCCCGGAGCCCGACCTGGACCTCCACGAGGGCTTCTGGCTCAGCCTCCCCAGCGTCCCGCCGACCACCCGGTCGACGCTGCCGCTCTCCGGCCCCCGCTCGCTCGCCGTCGACCCGTCCGTCGGCACCACCGCGTGGATCGACTGCGCCGGCCACCTGCCGTGGGGGCTGTCGCTGGACCAGCGCACCGACGACGCCCGCTCGCTCACCTGGGACGACGCGCCGCCGGACCGCCCGCTGGTCGGCCACCCGGTCGCCCGGCTCCGGATCAGCGCCGACGCCCCCGCCGCGTCGCTGTCGGTGAAGCTGTGCGACGTCTTCCCCGACGGCACCTCCGCACTCGTCTCGCGCGGCACCCTCGACCTCGCCTTCCGCGACGGTGTGCACGGGGGCGACGTCCCGCTCGTCCCGGGTGAGGAGTACGACGTGGAGGTCGTCCTCGACGCCTGCGCCTACGAGTGGTCGCACGGCCAGCGGCTGCGGCTGAGCGTCGCCGGCGCCGACTGGCCCAACACGGTGTCGCCGCCGGCACCCCTGACGATCACGGTCCACCACGGCGAGCTGGTGCTGCCGCTGCTGGACGGGACCTGGCCCGAGCCGACCTTCACCCCCGGGGCCGGCACGACGTCGGAGTCGGAGGAGGGCATCGTGTGGTCGGTCACCGACGACGTGCTCCACCGCACCACCGTGGCGCACACGCTGTCGGAGTCCGAGTACGACGGCCCGTACGCCGGCCGGGTGCGCGAGCACTACGAGGGCGAGGTGCGGGTCGACCGACGGACGTTCGAGCAGCGCGCGCTGGCCACGACCGTCTTCGGTCTCACCTGGCCGGAGGCGGCGATCGAGGTCAGCGCCGACCTCGACGTCCGGGTCGGGCCGACCGGCTACGACGTGGCCATCGAGACCCGCGCGACCCGCGACGGGGAGGAGGTCCACCGCTGGAGCACGACGGTCGAGCTCCCCCGCTACACCTTCGACGGGAACCGCTGA
- a CDS encoding P1 family peptidase — MPRARDLGVVIGTLPTGPTNSVLDVAGVGLGHATVHRDEPAPPDGRGTARTGVTTLLLAEDAYHRPLPAGGAVLNGAGECTGFLTAAEWGATETPVHLTSTMQLGRVYDTACEIELERHREVADDVVIPVVAECDDSFLNDCRRMQVTADDVRAAHAAALASRAGSGPPEEGAVGAGTGMSCFDFKGGIGTASRVTPEGHTVAVLLLTNFGVREECVVAGVPVGRRLGPAATGPRAPAGSCIGIVVTDAPVDGAACARLARRIGLGLARTGSVAHHGSGEIFLGVGTGMRLDRDGRPDRTDLVAGRALDPLFAATVEAAEESVLNSMFTAPTTVGRDGHTSESLHAPEVLALLEVR, encoded by the coding sequence ATGCCACGTGCACGCGACCTCGGTGTCGTCATCGGCACCCTGCCGACCGGTCCCACCAACTCGGTGCTCGACGTCGCCGGCGTCGGCCTCGGGCACGCCACGGTCCACCGCGACGAGCCCGCACCGCCGGACGGGCGTGGCACGGCCCGCACCGGCGTGACCACCTTGCTGCTGGCCGAGGACGCCTACCACCGGCCGCTCCCTGCGGGCGGCGCCGTCCTCAACGGGGCCGGCGAGTGCACGGGCTTCCTGACGGCTGCCGAGTGGGGCGCCACCGAGACGCCGGTCCACCTCACCTCGACGATGCAGCTCGGGCGGGTCTACGACACCGCCTGCGAGATCGAGCTCGAGCGCCACCGCGAGGTGGCCGACGACGTCGTGATCCCGGTCGTCGCGGAGTGCGACGACTCCTTCCTCAACGACTGCCGCCGGATGCAGGTGACGGCCGACGACGTACGGGCCGCCCACGCCGCCGCGCTGGCCTCACGGGCCGGCAGCGGCCCCCCGGAGGAGGGCGCGGTCGGGGCCGGGACCGGGATGTCGTGCTTCGACTTCAAGGGCGGCATCGGGACCGCGTCCCGGGTCACCCCGGAGGGCCACACGGTCGCGGTGCTGCTCCTCACCAACTTCGGCGTCCGCGAGGAGTGCGTCGTCGCGGGCGTGCCGGTCGGCCGGCGCCTCGGCCCCGCCGCCACCGGCCCGAGGGCCCCCGCAGGGTCGTGCATCGGGATCGTCGTCACCGACGCACCGGTCGACGGGGCCGCCTGCGCCCGGCTCGCCCGCCGGATCGGCCTCGGCCTGGCCCGGACCGGCTCTGTCGCCCACCACGGCAGCGGCGAGATCTTCCTCGGGGTCGGGACCGGGATGCGCCTGGACCGTGACGGCCGTCCCGACCGGACCGACCTGGTCGCCGGCCGCGCCCTCGACCCGCTGTTCGCCGCCACCGTCGAGGCCGCCGAGGAGTCGGTCCTCAACTCGATGTTCACCGCACCCACCACCGTCGGGCGCGACGGCCACACCAGCGAGTCGCTCCACGCGCCCGAGGTGCTCGCCCTCCTGGAGGTCCGATGA
- a CDS encoding histone deacetylase family protein, protein MSRSMPVVWSPETRRHDPRHEVWVGVATPATEVAERVDAILSAVGGRELVEAEPHGVEALRSVHDPALLDFLATAHERWRAGEYAELVGQDRVTPYVFPTPAMTAGMPTRLPAALHGLAGVFGYDTMTLVGPGTWQAAVAAADCALTAVSLVKAGVPAAYALSRPPGHHATPAGYGGSCYLNNAALAAQALRDAGHDRVAVLDLDAHHGNGTQAIFWQRPDVLYGSLHVDPAAGWFPHVVGHPEETGGAAGAGATRNRPLPEGTGDDDWLAEVTDLVDWVDAAGCDALVVSLGVDAAAEDPESPLQVTAGGYADAGRLVGGLRLPSVVVQEGGYHLPSLGGLVAAYLDAHDAAAAVR, encoded by the coding sequence GTGTCCCGCTCGATGCCGGTCGTCTGGTCCCCGGAGACCCGACGCCACGACCCGCGCCACGAGGTCTGGGTGGGCGTCGCGACGCCCGCCACCGAGGTCGCCGAGCGGGTCGACGCGATCCTTTCGGCCGTCGGCGGACGCGAGCTCGTCGAGGCCGAGCCGCACGGCGTCGAGGCGTTGCGGTCGGTCCACGACCCGGCGTTGCTCGACTTCCTCGCGACCGCGCACGAGCGCTGGCGCGCGGGGGAGTACGCCGAGCTGGTCGGCCAGGACCGGGTGACGCCGTACGTCTTCCCGACGCCGGCGATGACCGCCGGGATGCCGACCCGGCTGCCGGCCGCGCTCCACGGGCTGGCCGGGGTGTTCGGCTACGACACCATGACCCTGGTCGGCCCCGGGACGTGGCAGGCCGCGGTCGCGGCGGCCGACTGCGCGCTGACCGCGGTCTCGCTCGTGAAGGCGGGCGTCCCCGCGGCGTACGCCCTGAGCCGACCGCCCGGCCACCACGCGACGCCCGCCGGGTACGGCGGCTCGTGCTACCTCAACAACGCCGCGCTCGCCGCCCAGGCGCTCCGCGACGCGGGCCACGACCGGGTGGCCGTGCTCGACCTCGACGCCCACCACGGCAACGGCACCCAGGCGATCTTCTGGCAGCGGCCAGACGTGCTCTACGGCTCGCTCCACGTCGACCCGGCGGCCGGCTGGTTCCCGCACGTCGTCGGCCACCCCGAGGAGACCGGCGGTGCCGCCGGCGCGGGTGCCACCCGCAACCGGCCGCTGCCCGAGGGCACCGGCGACGACGACTGGCTCGCGGAGGTGACCGACCTCGTCGACTGGGTGGACGCGGCCGGCTGCGACGCGCTGGTGGTCTCGCTCGGGGTCGACGCCGCCGCCGAGGACCCGGAGAGCCCGCTGCAGGTGACCGCCGGCGGCTACGCCGACGCGGGCCGGCTGGTCGGCGGGCTGCGGCTGCCCTCGGTGGTCGTCCAGGAGGGCGGCTACCACCTGCCCAGCCTCGGTGGCCTGGTGGCGGCGTACCTCGACGCCCACGACGCCGCGGCCGCCGTACGGTGA
- a CDS encoding thiamine-binding protein gives MIAAFSISPTAADETGSVSEAVAAAVRVVRESGLPCETNAMFTNVEGEWDEVMAVVKQAVDVVAAASPRVGLVLKADIRPGYDGQLTAKVERVEAALLD, from the coding sequence ATGATCGCCGCCTTCAGCATCAGCCCCACCGCCGCCGACGAGACCGGCTCGGTCAGCGAGGCCGTCGCCGCCGCCGTCCGGGTGGTCCGCGAGTCCGGCCTTCCCTGCGAGACCAACGCGATGTTCACCAACGTCGAGGGGGAGTGGGACGAGGTGATGGCCGTCGTCAAGCAGGCCGTCGACGTGGTGGCCGCCGCGTCCCCGCGCGTCGGGCTCGTGCTCAAGGCCGACATCCGCCCCGGCTACGACGGCCAGCTCACCGCCAAGGTGGAGCGGGTCGAGGCCGCGCTGCTCGACTGA
- a CDS encoding GNAT family N-acetyltransferase, which translates to MDVESLAFRTDIALLEQTGSVAEDRGTHLVVRTPLEPSFYWGNFLLLPAPPAPGQVDHWVREARREFPGAEHVSIGMDRCEDGATLQPLREAGFRVDTVAAMTTGAVDAGPPLADGTEVRTLVTDADWDQEVDLNLASEPDDPHLTREFLQGRAAANRALVAAGLGHWWGAFVADQLVSSLGIFRAGEGLARYQNVKTHPGFRRRGLAGALVRAAARDALEGLGADTLVMAANPEDEAIRIYRAVGFTEGGLHAEATLLPARD; encoded by the coding sequence ATGGACGTGGAGTCGCTGGCCTTCCGGACCGACATCGCGCTGCTGGAGCAGACCGGGTCCGTCGCGGAGGACCGCGGGACCCACCTGGTCGTCCGGACGCCGCTCGAGCCCTCGTTCTACTGGGGCAACTTCCTGCTGCTGCCGGCGCCTCCGGCTCCCGGGCAGGTCGACCACTGGGTCCGCGAGGCCCGCCGCGAGTTCCCCGGCGCCGAGCACGTCTCGATCGGCATGGACCGGTGCGAGGACGGTGCGACCCTGCAGCCCCTGCGCGAGGCCGGCTTCCGGGTCGACACGGTGGCCGCGATGACCACCGGCGCGGTCGACGCCGGCCCTCCCCTCGCGGACGGCACCGAGGTACGGACGCTGGTCACCGACGCCGACTGGGACCAGGAGGTCGACCTCAACCTCGCGTCCGAACCGGACGACCCGCACCTGACGCGCGAGTTCCTGCAGGGGCGGGCCGCGGCCAACCGTGCCCTCGTCGCCGCCGGCCTGGGCCACTGGTGGGGCGCCTTCGTGGCCGACCAGCTGGTCTCCTCGCTGGGCATCTTCCGTGCCGGCGAGGGCCTCGCCCGCTACCAGAACGTCAAGACCCACCCCGGATTCCGGCGACGCGGCCTCGCCGGCGCCCTGGTCCGCGCCGCCGCCCGCGACGCGCTCGAGGGGCTGGGCGCCGACACCCTGGTGATGGCCGCCAACCCCGAGGACGAGGCGATCCGGATCTATCGCGCGGTCGGGTTCACCGAGGGCGGCCTCCACGCGGAGGCGACCCTGCTGCCGGCGCGCGACTGA
- a CDS encoding YjbQ family protein: MDSETRHYRTGDTDRVLDLTRDCAAYVEGRGDGLLHLFVPHATAGLAVLETGAGSDEDLLAALADLLPGDDRWRHRHGTPGHGRSHVMPALVPPYATVPVLGGRLALGTWQSICLVDLNVDNPEREVRYSFLASA, encoded by the coding sequence GTGGATTCCGAGACCCGTCACTACCGGACCGGCGACACCGACCGCGTGCTCGACCTGACCCGCGACTGCGCGGCGTACGTCGAGGGGCGCGGCGACGGCCTGCTCCACCTCTTCGTGCCGCACGCGACCGCCGGGCTGGCCGTCCTCGAGACCGGCGCCGGCAGCGACGAGGACCTGCTGGCCGCGCTGGCCGACCTGCTCCCCGGCGACGACCGCTGGCGGCACCGCCACGGCACCCCCGGGCACGGTCGCAGCCACGTGATGCCGGCGCTGGTGCCTCCCTACGCCACGGTGCCGGTGCTGGGTGGACGGCTGGCCCTCGGCACGTGGCAGAGCATCTGCCTGGTCGACCTCAACGTCGACAACCCCGAGCGCGAGGTCCGCTACTCGTTCCTGGCCTCCGCGTGA
- a CDS encoding SDR family oxidoreductase yields MSRPVILVVGAGPGVSGSVARRFARDGHDVGLLGIGEEQLRTLAGEVEDLGATTAWRVADLTDEAATTRAVHELAGELGRVDVLHFNPSAFREQDPLELSVPDLLADLTLGVGAMLTALQAARPSMSAGARVTATGSMAADQPWHRAASLGVQKAGLRNLVHSIDAALEPDGIRAVSVTVRGTLSDEGAFTPDRVAEAIHAAARQPESGWRSEIPYEG; encoded by the coding sequence ATGAGCAGACCAGTGATCCTCGTCGTCGGCGCCGGGCCCGGTGTCAGTGGCTCGGTCGCCCGCCGGTTCGCCCGCGACGGCCACGACGTCGGGCTGCTCGGCATCGGCGAGGAGCAGCTCCGCACCCTCGCAGGCGAGGTCGAGGACCTCGGCGCCACGACTGCGTGGCGGGTCGCCGACCTCACCGACGAGGCCGCCACCACGCGTGCGGTGCACGAGCTCGCGGGCGAGCTCGGCCGCGTCGACGTCCTCCACTTCAACCCCAGCGCCTTCCGGGAGCAGGACCCGCTCGAGCTGAGCGTCCCCGACCTGCTCGCCGACCTGACGCTCGGCGTCGGGGCGATGCTGACCGCGCTCCAGGCGGCGCGGCCGAGCATGTCCGCCGGGGCCCGCGTCACCGCGACCGGCAGCATGGCGGCCGACCAGCCGTGGCACCGTGCGGCCTCGCTCGGCGTCCAGAAGGCCGGGCTGCGCAACCTGGTCCACAGCATCGACGCGGCCCTGGAGCCCGACGGCATCCGGGCGGTGTCGGTCACGGTCCGCGGCACCCTCTCCGACGAGGGCGCCTTCACCCCCGACCGGGTCGCCGAGGCGATCCACGCCGCCGCCCGGCAGCCGGAGTCGGGCTGGCGCAGCGAGATCCCGTACGAGGGCTGA